Proteins encoded by one window of Lathyrus oleraceus cultivar Zhongwan6 chromosome 1, CAAS_Psat_ZW6_1.0, whole genome shotgun sequence:
- the LOC127124183 gene encoding (-)-isopiperitenol/(-)-carveol dehydrogenase, mitochondrial: MEETPSTNTSLRLSGKIAIVTGGASGIGETTARVFANEGTRVVVIADIQDALGEQVAASIGYQRCIYVHCDVTDEDQVRSLIQSTVNTYGQIDIMFSNAGIINSTNQTLMELDMSELDRLLAVNVRGMALCVKHAARAMVEQRVRGSIVCTGSIAGSHGGSRSTDYIMSKHAVLGLMRAASVQLATHGIRVNSVSPNGLATPLTCKLLEMSEENAQEVYKNLARLEGVVLTPKHVADAVLFLVSNEAEFITGLDLRVDGGFVYGK; encoded by the exons ATGGAAGAAACTCCTTCCACAAACACCAGTCTCAGATTATCTGGAAAAATAGCCATAGTAACCGGAGGTGCTAGTGGTATCGGTGAAACCACAGCGCGTGTATTTGCTAACGAAGGAACGCGTGTGGTTGTGATCGCCGATATCCAAGATGCGCTTGGTGAACAAGTAGCCGCGTCGATCGGGTATCAAAGGTGCATATATGTTCATTGTGACGTGACAGATGAAGATCAAGTTCGAAGTCTCATTCAATCAACGGTTAATACTTATGGACAG ATTGATATAATGTTCAGCAATGCTGGAATCATTAATTCAACTAATCAAACACTGATGGAACTTGACATGTCCGAACTTGATCGTTTATTAGCTGTCAACGTTCGAGGAATGGCGTTGTGTGTAAAGCACGCAGCGCGTGCAATGGTGGAACAGCGTGTGAGGGGGAGCATCGTGTGTACCGGGAGCATTGCCGGTAGCCATGGAGGCTCACGCTCAACAGATTATATAATGTCAAAGCATGCAGTGTTAGGACTAATGCGCGCGGCTAGTGTGCAACTAGCAACGCATGGGATAAGAGTGAACTCTGTCTCGCCGAATGGATTGGCAACACCTTTGACTTGTAAGTTGTTGGAGATGAGTGAAGAGAATGCACAAGAGGTTTATAAAAACTTAGCGAGGCTTGAGGGTGTGGTGCTCACGCCGAAACACGTGGCGGATGCTGTATTGTTTTTGGTTTCTAATGAGGCTGAGTTTATTACTGGTCTTGATCTTAGGGTTGATGGTGGATTTGTTTATGGAAAATAG